GCAAAGACTGATGTAGAAAGTGAATTGGAAGCTTTTCACGATGCTGTGGCCCTGCGCAGCGAGCAGCGCTGGCAACCAGCTTGCGAGCCCGAAGAATCCGATCGTGATGAAGACGTGAGCGAGCGTGAGCATGCTGATTCGGCCCCGCCATTCACTGTCGAACAATTTCGGCGCGGCGCCGTTGACGGATGCATGCACCTGCGACGGCGCCATTTCCACCGGCGTGTGCATCAGGGGAACCGGAACAACGCCAGACTTCTTCTCGATGAGGCCGATCACTTGTGTGGCCCGCTGCAAAGAGCCGCGCCGGGCAAGCCAGCGAGGCGACTCCGGCAAGAGCGTGCGCGTGAGAAGCACCAAAACGCCGCCAACGGCACCGATCAGGCAAACCCATCGCCAGCCGTCCATGCCCAAGGGCTGGAGTGGAACCAGCATGTAGCTCAAACCGCCTGTGATCGGAACGGCAAGGAACTGGACGAAGGTGGCGAAGGCAAAAGCTCTTCCCCGAAAGCGTGCAGGCACGATTTCGGCCAGGTACGCATCGACAGTGACGATCTCCGCCCCGAGTCCGATGCCGGCGATGAAGCGGCACAGATCGATGCCCCACGATGAGTGCTGCAGCGACATCAATAGTGTCGCCGTCGTATAGATTGCGATGGAGCTTGTAAACGCGCGCTTGCGGCCGATCTGGTCGGCGATTCTCCCAAGCACCATGGCGCCCACGAACATGCCCAGAAACGTTGCTGCTGCGAACGTGGCTTGATCAGGCAGGTCGAGCAATCCATGTTCTCGCGCAAAAATGCCGCTTTGAATGAGGCCGGGCGATATCAAGGAGGTCAGCGACAGTTCGTAGGTCTCGAAGAAGGTGCCCAGCGAGAGCAGCAGCACGAGCGCCCAAAGATGGCGACTCATCGGCAGTTCATCGATTCTCCGCTCGAGTTGGCCTGCCGCGTCGACGTCGCGCGGGATGTCCGAAGAAGAAGTCATGTCTCCTGCGCTATTCCAACACCACGTCCAGCAGCCGGATGTACTGTTGGCCGCCATGCATGTCGCGCTCCATCGCCCCCCCTTGAGGGCTGCGACGCGGATAGGAAATTTTCACGACGCTCAGGTCGTGCACCAGGAAGCGTTTGACCTGGGTGGCGTCGACGTCGTAGAGCGCAGCAATGGCCGCTGGCTGAAGCGCGGCCGCGTTGGCATACCGTTCGAAACTCTCGCTGTCAGGGAACGACAGGTCGAGGGTGATCCAGAACGGGCCTGCGTTCTTGGATCGCACATGGCGGCAGACTTCACTGATCTTAGGCATCTTGCAGCTCCGCGGTGTCGACGTATTCGGTACGCACCAGTTCGAGGGCGTGGTCGACGTGCACCACATGGTTGAGCATGAATTCGTAGACGGCGCCTCTCTCGATCTCGGCGGGCGAGAACGGGAAGGCGTAACTCGGCAACGGCGTATCGCAGTTCAGCGGCATGTGAAAGAACAACGGATTGCATGTTTTGGCGATCTGCGTCGCCAGCGCCTGCGTCGCGGCCGTTGCAATGAAAAGCAGGCCGATTTCCACGGGTACGGCACTCGAGGCTGACAACGGCAGACCGGACACGGCATTTGCACCGTACGGGCGCAGCGAGATGTCAAAGCTGCCGATGCGTTCGCCCATGGTGTCGTTCACGCGCTGGCACAGGTGCCGGTGCATTTGTTTCAGGAAGCGGTCAAGCTCCTTGAGCACAGCGCGGTCCTGGATACCCACCAGCATGATGGTCTGGAACGCGCCGGCGGAGGCGCCTTCGAGCTTCATGGTGTAGGGACGGGGAAGGAAGCGCGAACCTGTGACACGCACCACGCGATCGTCCACCGCCGCATAGCGCGCATCGGTGACTTCGAGGATGCCCCCCGGTTCAATCAGCTGAAACGGGTCACTGTTCTCGTACAGCATGTGGGCCGACACGGTGCGCGGCGTGCAATGGTTGTTGGCGCTGAGCGGTTCGATCTCAAAAGCGTCAGCACCCACACGCATCATCACGCCGCCGTCGCGGGGGTTGGCGGCGCACAGTCCTCCACACTCAGCGATCTTGGCAGCGTGCCATGCCGGACCTACGCCGGCACCACGCATGAGCGGCACGGCCGCCAGCACGGCGGTGTCCGTCGTGCGACCGCCCAGCACGATGTCGGCACCGGCCTCGAGCGCGGCGATGTAGGGCTCCGGCCCCATCAAGGCCACGATGTGTTCGCATTGGCCGAACAGTTCGGGATCTGCATGGACCATCGGCGCGAGTGGGGTGACGCGGCATTCCCTTGCTTTCGCGGCGATCAACTCGGGTGGTTGCTCGGAATACAGCAGCGCGATGCGCGGGTGCAGGTCGTGCTCGCGCGCGATTTCCAAGGCGATTTCGCGTGTCCAGTCGAGGGCAGCATCGCAACCAGAAGTTCCGCATGTGCCGATCAACAGCGGCAGGCCCGAACGGGCCTGCGCCCGCATCAGGATCGCCAGGTCCGTTTTGATCGCCGCCCTCGAATACTTTGCGACGCCAGTGGCCAGGTACGCCGGACCGCTGTCGGTCGAACCGGCATCGCACGCGATGGCATGCGCCCCCATGGCCAAGCCCGCGACCACATCGGATTCCCGCACGCCAGCGCCGAGCGCACCGGTGGGCACCAGCACGTTGACGGTGTCCTGAAGTCGGTCGGTCATGCCGTCACCTCGAAGAGTTGGGCGATCTCGGCGACGTTGCGGCAAGCCTCAAGTTGCTGGAGCGCTTTGAACGACGCATCGATCTGTGAGGGCGGCAATAAGCGACTTGCGCAGTCGGTGTATTTCTCGAGCATCTCATCGATCGACATCGGGTCCGCGCCGCCACGGCCCAGTTGGTGTGGCGCATGAGAATGCAGAGTCTTGCCCGCCTTGGTGACGACCGTGAGGTCTGCGGCCATCTCGTTGACTTCCTCGTGAGCGGCCGCCTCGATCGTCGGCGGATATGCCGCCACGGAGGTCTTTGCCAGCAACTCGCGCACGGCGGGCTCGAGGAAGGCCTCCCCCTCGAAATGACGCAACCGCGGAGCACCGTCAATCAACGCGCGCGCCGTTGCGTACTGGATACTGAACTTTGCGCCCAGTGCCGATTGCGGGTTGGGGTTGTTCGTGTGCGGGAGGCGGCGCCGATTGGTCATGATTTCGATCGATTCGACATCGTCCGGCTTCAACCCCTGGCTCCTCAGCGCCAGCATGCCGCGCACGGCCGGGTGGGTGCTGCCGCAGCATGGAAACTGCTTGACGCCGACCGAATCTTGCTCGACCTCCAGGCCTTCGCCCACGCCGATCAGCAAATGATCGATGTGTACGTTGGCGAGTCCGTCGTAGGCCTGAAAGTAGCCTTGCTTGTGCTCGAGGACCCCCGGATTGGCGGTGAAGCCGCCGGCGGCGAGTTGCGCAGCCATCAAGCCATTGCGCACACACTGGCCGACATGCAGCGGCTTCGTCATGGTGCCGAAATTGGCCTTCACTCCGGAGCCGAGCGAGGCAGCGATCGCCAAAGCGGTGGTGGTGCCCCGTACGTCGAGCTTGAGCAGGCGTGCGGCCGCAGCAGCAGCGCCGAATACACCGATCGTTGACGTCGGATGCCAGCCGCGCTCGTAGTGATCGGGGTTGACGACGTGGCCGATGCGGCATTCGGCCTCGAAGCCGACGACGTAGGCTTCCAGCACTTCAGCGCCTGTCGAGCCGAGGGATTCACCGAGCGCGAAGATGACCGGCACCAGCGTCACCGACGGGTGCCCCCCCATGGCATGCGCCATGTCGTCATAGTCGGCGGCATGCGAGGCAGTGCCGTTGACGAACGCGGCTTCCAGGACGCCCGCGCGGCGCCTGCCACCGAACACCAGAGCCTTGCCCTGCGTCACGTCAGCGGCCAACGCCTTCTGCAAGACGGACACGACCGGTTCCGTCGCACCGAGCAGCGTCACGCCGATGGTGTCGATGATGCAACTGATGGCGACCTGCTTCGCCTTGGCTGAGATGTTGTTGATCTGGATCGCGGCCAGATGCTCGGCAAGTTTTTGCGCGACCGTGGCTTGGAGCGCCTGCTGATCGGCTGCCGCGCCAGGCGCACTTGCGCGGGGTTCAAGCGTGCGTTCCATGCTCAGTCCTGCGCCTTCGCGGTTGTGAAACTGTGCGTGCCTGTGCGCGAGGGGAAACCGCCGCGTACAGCGCCCGCGCGCTGGTCACGGTAGATCGCCGACATCAATGGACTCAGCGCACGCGTATTCGGCATCGACAACCACATGCGAAGGAGATGACGCTTGCGGTCTTCCTCTTCATAGTCCTCGAACTCGGTCCGCGAGTGGTAGGTGACGTGGTTGTTCAGCAGTTGGATGTCGCCCGGCTCGAACATCATCCCGAGATGGAAGCGCTCGTCATTGGCAAGCTTGTTGAGAAGCGTCACCGCCTCGATCTGCTTGTCGGTGAGTCGCGGCAGTTCGGGATAATTTTCTTGCGCTGCAGTGATGTGCGTCCAGATATGGCGGCACGCGAACTTGCGCTCGTGCTCCGTGTAGATCGGCTGCTGGTAGTACGGCGATTCGCCGGGCGCTTCCTGGCCCTTCCAGCTCCAGTAGAACGGCTTGTAGAGCTCGGCCAGCAGGTCTGGCCGTGTGGCTGCGATTTCGTTGCGAATGGCGATCGAGCTGCAGATCATCGATCGGCCGCCACTCTTGGCGGTGCGCATCACGATGAGGGCGACGACGTCGGCGGTGTCGGTGTGAAAACCCAGTTTCTGGTTGGACATGTAGCCGCGGCCGGTCGCGCTGTTGACGTCCTGGCCGAAGTTGCGCACGTCGCCGAGAAGGTCACCCTTGCTGCTTTGCGAGACAGCGGTACCGAGGTACAGACCCATGCCCCAGTACATCAGGCGAAGGTCATCGCGAGAATATCTTTCCGCTGGCAGGCCGCGCAGGACGACGATGCCCCGCCCATTTTCCAACCGGTCCTGGATCTCGGGCACCAGCTTGTCGAACACGCTGAGCGGAAAGTTCTGTTTGGTGAGCTTGTCGATGGTGATGCCCGCTGCTTTCGCCGCCTGCAGGGCTTGGTCGAGATCCGCGATTTGCGCGGGCGTGAGCTGCATGATCCATTCGCGCGTATCCGCCATGTCGGCAGCAAGCCAGTTGGCTTTGCCGTGGTAGGGGTCCAATGCGATCTGCGGTGCGGCTTCGAGAGTAGGGGCTGTCATGGTGTCTCCTGTAAGCGTTGAACAAAAAAACTGTGGCGCAGGGCCAAGCCGACACCGTGCCCGCCGGGCACAGCGTCGTATGAAAAAGATGGAGCGCTGCTGCTTACTGACCGCCGAGGCGCGCCAGGATCATGAGCCGCACCTGGTCGACGTGGTCCTGCATCGCTTTCTGCGCGCGCTGACCATCGCCAGCGATCAGGGCCTCGATGATTTCAAGATGCTCAGCGCAGACGCTCTTGCGGCGCGAGGGCAGGCGACCGAACTTGAACATCGATGTCCGGGTCTTGAGATCGTCGATCATCTGCTGCAGCACCGGATTGCCAGACGCTTGCGCGATCAACGCGTGCAGATCCCGATCACTGGCGGCGAACTCGGGTGTCACGGCGTCTTCCGGCAACTTCAACGCCTCGCCAATCCGGCCCTTGAGAACCTCAAGTTCCGCGATGGATACGCGGCCGGCAGCCAAGCGTGCGGCCTCGCCTTCGAGCAACCGCCGAACATTGAGCACATGCATGTACTCCTCAACTGGCATTGCACGCACAACCAAAGCCCCGTTGCGCTGCCGCTCAAGGAATCTCTCGCCCTCCAGGCGCCGGACCGCTTCGCGCAGCGGGGTCCTGGAGATGCCCAACTGGAGGGCGATCTGTCGCTCCGTCACGACTTCGTTGGGGGCGAGCTCTCCTCTTAGGAGCATGCCCATCATCGCTTTGTGTGCCAATTCGGAAAGTGCCAGCGCCGGTTCAGCGGCGCTCAGGTCTTCCGACTCAACTGGTGTTTTCGCGTTCATGGGAGTAAGTGTAGGTGGTAATTCCTATCGTGTCCAGATGGTATACCACTTGCGCAACGAAGGTATATCTTTGATACTTGGGTTCTGCCTGCCGTCGAGAACGGGTGGGCGATATCTATTAACCGGAGACATACCTTGATCAAAATTCGGCGCAGCCTGACTGCTTTCGCGGGCGCTCTTCTTGTTTCGTCACTTGTGGCCGCCCAGGGCACATATCCCACCAAGCCGCTTCACTTCGTTGTGCCTTTCGCACCCGGTGGCGAGTCGGACATCGTTGCCCGCCAAGTGGCGAACAAACTTGCGGTGCTTCGCGGCTATACCGTCATCGTGGACAACTTTCCTGGGGCGGGGGGTAACTTAGGTGCGGAGAAAGCGATGAAGGAGCCTGCAGACGGCTACACCTTTCTTGTGATCTCAGGCGCATACGCCGCCAATGCCGCAGTCAACAAATCCGCTTTCGACCCGATCGCCGCGATCCAACCGGTGATCCAGTTCAGCACACAGCCCAGTGTTCTGATCGCCAATCTCAAATACAAAACCGTTGGGGAACTTGTCGACAAAGCGCGCAAGTCGCCGGGCCACCTCAACTTCGGCACCGCGGGCATAGGAAGCCTGGGCCATCTTTCCAATGAGAACTTTGCGTTGGTCACAGGCGTATCGATGAATCACATCCCCTACAAAGGCACCAGCAACGCAGTCACTGACCTTGCTGGCGGCCAGATCGACATGATGTTTGCGGGCGTGACCGGCGCGAGGGCGCTGGCAAAGGGCGGCAAGATTCGCATGCTCGCGGTGACCTCCCCCAAGCGTCTTCAAGTCCTTCCTGATGTACCAACGCTCGTCGAGAGCGGCATTGCTTATGAATCGTCGCTCTGGCACGGGTTGGTGGCATCAAAAGACGTGCCGCCGTCGATCATCGAAAAAATCAACGCCGACTTGAATGCTGCGCTTCGTGATCCCGACCTCGTGTCCAAGTTCAATGCAGAACTCCTCTCCCCTGTGGGCGGAACGCCGGACAGATTCAAGGAAGTGATCACGACTGAGCTGGATCGACTCCAGCGCATCGTCAAAGCTGCCAACGTGAAGCCGCAGTAATCGACCTTGCTGCATCCATTGCCATCGCCCCTACAACGCCGGTGGACGAGATGGACCGGCGCGCCCCCGGTGGGCCATTCGCAGTCCGCAGTCCGCAGTCCGCAGTCCGCAGTCCGCACTATCAATCTAGAAGGTACCGAGACATGGTCGATTCGAAATCGTCAGCACATACGCGTGGCCACGAACGTTTGGTGGACGGCGCGCGGATAAAAGCACTGCTTCGCATGGCACTCGTGTGGGCGTGCCCTGTCGCGGTCTTGGCCCTTGCTGGATGCACCACGCCGAAGATCGAAAATCCGCCCGAATTTGCAACAGTTGCCAAGCAGGGCGTGCTCTTTGTGGGCGGTAAATACAAGAGCGATCCCGCTCAGGGAATGACGGATCAAGCTTACGTTTTCTACCAGATCCCCAAGGGCTACGCTCCAGGACGCGACGGCAAGTGGCCCATCATCATGGTCCATGGCAGTGAGCAAACGGGCGCAAATTTTCTTGGCACTCCGGATGGCCGGCCTGGCTGGGTTTGGTACTTCGTAAGCCAAGGGTGGCCTGTCTATGTGATCGATCAACCCGGACACGGAAAATCCGGGTATTTTCCTGAGACCTATGGAGTTCAAGCCGCCTCCCCCCAACCCGCAAGGGTTCAGGGACTCTTTGCAGGCCCCGAACTGACCCAACCTACTGCATGGCCAGAAGCGCCCCTGCATACGCAATGGCCAGGCGGGGCGGGCAGCGGCAAACGAGGCAATGAAGCATTCGATCAATTCATGGCTTCGCAGGTCGCAAATGTTCCTGAGCATAAAAGAGCACTTGCCTTGACAAGACGTGCACTGGGCGAGTTGCTTGGGCGAATCGGGCCATCCATTTTGGTGACTCATTCCATGGCCGGCCCTTTGAGTTGGATGGTTCCGCAAGACAATCCGGGGAAGATCAAGGCGGTCATTGCCATCGAGCCAACCGGTAACTCAAGTTTGCGGGGCGACGCTGCGCCAGGAAGTCCCTGCGGACTGACGGACGAATGCCTTCGATTTTCGCCAGCTATCGAAAGCCCAGCGGATCTCGGGCTTGTCAAGACGCCATCACCAATCGCAGGGCTGCAGAGTTGCTGGTTGCAAACGCCGCCCGCTCGCACACTTGCGGACCTTGCCGGCTTGCCCATCTTGATCGCAACGAGCGAAGCTTCGTATCACGCACAGTACGATCACTGCACCTCGCTTTTCCTGAGTCAGGCTGGAGTGACGAACACTTGGATCAATTTGGCTTCAGTAGGAATCAGAGGTAACGGGCACATGCAGATGCTCGAACTGAACAATCTGGAAATCGCGAATTTCTACAAGAATTGGATACTTCGGCATGTGCGATGAGGCTCGCATTTTTAGCGCCCCTGCACCGAACACAACCGTCGGCCGGACCGTCTCAGCGCTGAGCGTAATTCGCCGCGGCCCGGCGAAACATGTCGGCGAGATATTCGGCGGCCGGCGTCAGTGGCAAGGCCGCGCGACGAATGAGGACGATGCCCGGCGCTGGCATTGGCTCTTTGACTTCGATCACCTGGAGGGCATCACGCGTCAGTGGAAATTCGCTGTACTGGCGCAGTGTGACCGCGAGCGCATCCGATGACATCAAGGTTGTCATCAAGCTAAGCATCGAATCGGCCTGGATGGTCGTGCGTGGCGGCGGCAGGTTGTGCCGGGCGAACAACTGCGTGAACTCGCTCTCTGCCTTGGCCGTGATTCCTGTGGTCGCCCACATCTCGTCCGTCAGTTCGGCCAGCGAGCGCGCCTTGGCACGCGGATGGCCACGCCGCGCAAACACTGCGCGGGTGTTGTCGAATAGCTTTTCGACCGCAAACTCTCGCCCTGGCGCGCGCTCGGGCGCCGGACCTATGTAGAAGTCCATGCTGCCGTCGCGCAGCCGCGGTTCCGCCGCGGGAAACGATCCTTCGACGATGCGCAGGCGCGTGTGCGCATAGCGCTTCTGAAACAGTGGCAGAGCGGTCGGCAGCAGGGTCATATGGGCAACGATCGACAGACAGACCTCAACACCCCCCTGGTCACCCCCGAGGAATTGACTCACCTCCTCCTGTGCTCGGCGTGCCTCGCTGCCGATCACCCTGGCGCGCCGGATGAAAACCTCCCCGACCGGCGTCAGCGCCATGCCGCGCGCGCGCCGTTCGAACAAGGTCGCGCCGAGTTCGCGTTCGAGCTCACCGATGCTGCGCGTGAGTGAAGGTTGCGACATGCCCAGATGTCGCGCCGCAGCCCGCAGGCTCCCCTGTTCCGCGACCGCGGTCACCGCCAGCAATTGGTTGAATTTCATGGTGATAGCTGAACCGGATCGATGGATCAACTTTGCCATCTTATGGGAATAGGCACGCCCTCCTAGACTTCGCCGCACCAGGACCGCCTCGACGCGTTGACTGCGACCGAGACGAGCCGACAACGATGCCGGAGACAAAAAATGAAACGCCGCAACCTGCTAGCTGCCACGCTTACCATCGCCGCGCTGGGGACCGCCCTGGATGTGCACGCGACCGATTACCCCAGCAAGCCCATCACGATCATCGCGCCGTCCGGTCCGGGCGGCGGATACGACCTCACAGGCCGCGTGCTGGCGGATGTGCTGAGCAAGCAGATGGGGGCGTCGTTTATCGTCGAGAACCGCGCAGGGTCCGGAACACTGATCGGAACGCAGACAGCAGCTGCGGCGGCCCCGGACGGCTACACACTGATGGTCGGCGGCTTGAGCAATCTCGTGTTCAATGCTGCGCTCTACAAGAAGCTTCCTTACGACCCCAAGACGTTCGTTCCAATCGGGCTGGCTGCACGCTATCCGTACCTGATGGTGGCACGCGGCGATCTGCCTCAGAACAATCTCAAGGAACTCGTTGCCGAACTTCGCGCCAACCCGGACCGGCTGACCATCGCCACCTCCGGGCCGGGCAGCGGGCAGGAAGTCATGGCGACGCTGTTCGCCAGGTCGACCGGCACGAAGATCGCTCAGATCCCCTACAAGGCGGCCGCACCCGCCTACCAAGATCTTCTCGCCGGCCGCGTAGACCTCTTTCTGGACACCCTCACCACGGCCAAGCCACACGTCGACTCCAAGCGCCTGAAGGCCATCTTCATCACCAGCGAGAAGCGCAGCCCGCACCTGCCCGCAGTCCCCACAGCCGCCGAACTCGGACTTCCACAATTGCAGATGGGCACCTGGTTCGGCCTTTTCGCGCCACGCGGTGTGCCGCTCCAAGTGCTCGAACAACTGCAAACCGCCTTGCGAGCGGCCGTCCAGAGCGGAGAACTCGCTCGCCGACTGGAGCCGCTGGGCATCGAGGTCATGAACGTCGATCAAGCCGCTACAGAAGCTTTCATCAACGCCGAATACGCCCGCTGGACCAAAACTATCAAGCAGTCCGGTACGACCCTCGACTAAACGCTGCATTAGCTGACGTTCACCATATGGACAAACTCGAACTGACACTCCCGGAGCGCGATGCGATCCGCTTGCTGATTGCTCGCGCGGAGATTGCGCGCGTATCGCAAGACTGGGGCCTTGCGCGCGACGCGTGCCGCTGGAACGAACTGCAGGCCCTCTTCACGCCCGATGCAGTCATGCACACGACCTGGTTCGTGGGCAGCGCTTCCGAATTCATCGAACGCTCACGCGAGGCGGCCAAAGCGGGCGCACGCGTGCAGCATTTCATCGGCACCTCATCGATCGAACTCCAGGGCGAGCGCGCGATTGCGGAGACCCGGATGATCCTCACGGTGCGGGGCAAGCTCGGCAGCGTCGAAGTGGATGTCACCTGCCAGGGCCGCTTCTACGACTTCCTGAGGAACGCAGACGGCTGGCGCATCCAGCGGCGCGTGCCGATCTACGAGCGCGACCGGATGGATCCGGTGGTACCGGGCACGCCTCTCGAGTTGGAAGCCGAGCGGCTCGCCGCCTATCCCGAAGGTTATCGCCACCTGGCCTACCTGCAAACGGACGGCGGCGCGCGAATCGCCAAGGACCTGCCGACGCCCAACAGCGATGCACTCACGCGTCTTTGCGAGGAAGGCAGCGCCTGGCTCCGCCGCGAAGACCACGCGA
This region of Variovorax sp. RKNM96 genomic DNA includes:
- a CDS encoding MFS transporter encodes the protein MTSSSDIPRDVDAAGQLERRIDELPMSRHLWALVLLLSLGTFFETYELSLTSLISPGLIQSGIFAREHGLLDLPDQATFAAATFLGMFVGAMVLGRIADQIGRKRAFTSSIAIYTTATLLMSLQHSSWGIDLCRFIAGIGLGAEIVTVDAYLAEIVPARFRGRAFAFATFVQFLAVPITGGLSYMLVPLQPLGMDGWRWVCLIGAVGGVLVLLTRTLLPESPRWLARRGSLQRATQVIGLIEKKSGVVPVPLMHTPVEMAPSQVHASVNGAAPKLFDSEWRGRISMLTLAHVFITIGFFGLASWLPALLAAQGHSIVKSFQFTFYISLCYPLCPLLFMWFADRIERKWQLVFGTLASAVFGVALGQQTESVGIVAFGLGVTVCNLLVAYSIHTYQSELFPSSIRARAVGFVYSWGRLATVFSSFLIGYLLQSGGTAAVFTFLAFCFVAVSVLIAVLGPRTMQQQGRA
- a CDS encoding DUF4387 domain-containing protein, whose translation is MPKISEVCRHVRSKNAGPFWITLDLSFPDSESFERYANAAALQPAAIAALYDVDATQVKRFLVHDLSVVKISYPRRSPQGGAMERDMHGGQQYIRLLDVVLE
- a CDS encoding acyclic terpene utilization AtuA family protein — encoded protein: MTDRLQDTVNVLVPTGALGAGVRESDVVAGLAMGAHAIACDAGSTDSGPAYLATGVAKYSRAAIKTDLAILMRAQARSGLPLLIGTCGTSGCDAALDWTREIALEIAREHDLHPRIALLYSEQPPELIAAKARECRVTPLAPMVHADPELFGQCEHIVALMGPEPYIAALEAGADIVLGGRTTDTAVLAAVPLMRGAGVGPAWHAAKIAECGGLCAANPRDGGVMMRVGADAFEIEPLSANNHCTPRTVSAHMLYENSDPFQLIEPGGILEVTDARYAAVDDRVVRVTGSRFLPRPYTMKLEGASAGAFQTIMLVGIQDRAVLKELDRFLKQMHRHLCQRVNDTMGERIGSFDISLRPYGANAVSGLPLSASSAVPVEIGLLFIATAATQALATQIAKTCNPLFFHMPLNCDTPLPSYAFPFSPAEIERGAVYEFMLNHVVHVDHALELVRTEYVDTAELQDA
- a CDS encoding MmgE/PrpD family protein, with amino-acid sequence MERTLEPRASAPGAAADQQALQATVAQKLAEHLAAIQINNISAKAKQVAISCIIDTIGVTLLGATEPVVSVLQKALAADVTQGKALVFGGRRRAGVLEAAFVNGTASHAADYDDMAHAMGGHPSVTLVPVIFALGESLGSTGAEVLEAYVVGFEAECRIGHVVNPDHYERGWHPTSTIGVFGAAAAAARLLKLDVRGTTTALAIAASLGSGVKANFGTMTKPLHVGQCVRNGLMAAQLAAGGFTANPGVLEHKQGYFQAYDGLANVHIDHLLIGVGEGLEVEQDSVGVKQFPCCGSTHPAVRGMLALRSQGLKPDDVESIEIMTNRRRLPHTNNPNPQSALGAKFSIQYATARALIDGAPRLRHFEGEAFLEPAVRELLAKTSVAAYPPTIEAAAHEEVNEMAADLTVVTKAGKTLHSHAPHQLGRGGADPMSIDEMLEKYTDCASRLLPPSQIDASFKALQQLEACRNVAEIAQLFEVTA
- a CDS encoding TauD/TfdA family dioxygenase, translating into MDPYHGKANWLAADMADTREWIMQLTPAQIADLDQALQAAKAAGITIDKLTKQNFPLSVFDKLVPEIQDRLENGRGIVVLRGLPAERYSRDDLRLMYWGMGLYLGTAVSQSSKGDLLGDVRNFGQDVNSATGRGYMSNQKLGFHTDTADVVALIVMRTAKSGGRSMICSSIAIRNEIAATRPDLLAELYKPFYWSWKGQEAPGESPYYQQPIYTEHERKFACRHIWTHITAAQENYPELPRLTDKQIEAVTLLNKLANDERFHLGMMFEPGDIQLLNNHVTYHSRTEFEDYEEEDRKRHLLRMWLSMPNTRALSPLMSAIYRDQRAGAVRGGFPSRTGTHSFTTAKAQD
- a CDS encoding GntR family transcriptional regulator is translated as MNAKTPVESEDLSAAEPALALSELAHKAMMGMLLRGELAPNEVVTERQIALQLGISRTPLREAVRRLEGERFLERQRNGALVVRAMPVEEYMHVLNVRRLLEGEAARLAAGRVSIAELEVLKGRIGEALKLPEDAVTPEFAASDRDLHALIAQASGNPVLQQMIDDLKTRTSMFKFGRLPSRRKSVCAEHLEIIEALIAGDGQRAQKAMQDHVDQVRLMILARLGGQ
- a CDS encoding tripartite tricarboxylate transporter substrate-binding protein gives rise to the protein MIKIRRSLTAFAGALLVSSLVAAQGTYPTKPLHFVVPFAPGGESDIVARQVANKLAVLRGYTVIVDNFPGAGGNLGAEKAMKEPADGYTFLVISGAYAANAAVNKSAFDPIAAIQPVIQFSTQPSVLIANLKYKTVGELVDKARKSPGHLNFGTAGIGSLGHLSNENFALVTGVSMNHIPYKGTSNAVTDLAGGQIDMMFAGVTGARALAKGGKIRMLAVTSPKRLQVLPDVPTLVESGIAYESSLWHGLVASKDVPPSIIEKINADLNAALRDPDLVSKFNAELLSPVGGTPDRFKEVITTELDRLQRIVKAANVKPQ
- a CDS encoding alpha/beta hydrolase, with amino-acid sequence MVDSKSSAHTRGHERLVDGARIKALLRMALVWACPVAVLALAGCTTPKIENPPEFATVAKQGVLFVGGKYKSDPAQGMTDQAYVFYQIPKGYAPGRDGKWPIIMVHGSEQTGANFLGTPDGRPGWVWYFVSQGWPVYVIDQPGHGKSGYFPETYGVQAASPQPARVQGLFAGPELTQPTAWPEAPLHTQWPGGAGSGKRGNEAFDQFMASQVANVPEHKRALALTRRALGELLGRIGPSILVTHSMAGPLSWMVPQDNPGKIKAVIAIEPTGNSSLRGDAAPGSPCGLTDECLRFSPAIESPADLGLVKTPSPIAGLQSCWLQTPPARTLADLAGLPILIATSEASYHAQYDHCTSLFLSQAGVTNTWINLASVGIRGNGHMQMLELNNLEIANFYKNWILRHVR
- a CDS encoding LysR substrate-binding domain-containing protein; translation: MKFNQLLAVTAVAEQGSLRAAARHLGMSQPSLTRSIGELERELGATLFERRARGMALTPVGEVFIRRARVIGSEARRAQEEVSQFLGGDQGGVEVCLSIVAHMTLLPTALPLFQKRYAHTRLRIVEGSFPAAEPRLRDGSMDFYIGPAPERAPGREFAVEKLFDNTRAVFARRGHPRAKARSLAELTDEMWATTGITAKAESEFTQLFARHNLPPPRTTIQADSMLSLMTTLMSSDALAVTLRQYSEFPLTRDALQVIEVKEPMPAPGIVLIRRAALPLTPAAEYLADMFRRAAANYAQR
- a CDS encoding tripartite tricarboxylate transporter substrate binding protein, coding for MKRRNLLAATLTIAALGTALDVHATDYPSKPITIIAPSGPGGGYDLTGRVLADVLSKQMGASFIVENRAGSGTLIGTQTAAAAAPDGYTLMVGGLSNLVFNAALYKKLPYDPKTFVPIGLAARYPYLMVARGDLPQNNLKELVAELRANPDRLTIATSGPGSGQEVMATLFARSTGTKIAQIPYKAAAPAYQDLLAGRVDLFLDTLTTAKPHVDSKRLKAIFITSEKRSPHLPAVPTAAELGLPQLQMGTWFGLFAPRGVPLQVLEQLQTALRAAVQSGELARRLEPLGIEVMNVDQAATEAFINAEYARWTKTIKQSGTTLD
- a CDS encoding nuclear transport factor 2 family protein, with translation MDKLELTLPERDAIRLLIARAEIARVSQDWGLARDACRWNELQALFTPDAVMHTTWFVGSASEFIERSREAAKAGARVQHFIGTSSIELQGERAIAETRMILTVRGKLGSVEVDVTCQGRFYDFLRNADGWRIQRRVPIYERDRMDPVVPGTPLELEAERLAAYPEGYRHLAYLQTDGGARIAKDLPTPNSDALTRLCEEGSAWLRREDHATQ